From Gemmatimonadaceae bacterium, the proteins below share one genomic window:
- a CDS encoding serine/threonine-protein kinase has protein sequence MATTPLPLAPAPEFLALQQVVKGRYSIEREVGRGGMGVVFLARDVALDRPVAVKLLPPDLAQRDDLRALFLREARTAAKLSHPHIVPIHAVEEHGDLVFFVMTYVDGETLGARVRRAGPLAPGEVMRITQEVAWALGHAHARGVVHRDVKPDNILLERGTGRALVTDFGIARVAQSLDPGGGVPVGTPQYMSPEQARGDDVDGRSDLYSLGGTAYFAATGRLPFESRSPHALLLMHAEQPAPSVGTAAPRLPPSFVGAVDRLLAKSPDDRFESADAFAANVGEARGALGVVPLPVRRYVQVAERIGGEIAPLGVTAAATVVAFEIMKLFAGDFLGIATAIEFVVAAALLGVAATRAAQLASETRNLIRDGYRHDAVRAAAIVADREHDLESTAEPAHGVGPRTWITALGGLAVTSAGFYLTNSANGYGLDVLGFVVGITTPAMAARRVWHDLRAGKPGTFWNRLMAGPFGRWLFRVVGRTVKTQQMVPSAEPTAVLLARATEDLYHALPGEQRRRLGEVPALLARLQSDAAALHQLDGADPSKAERLATAVTAIENLRLDLLRLHAGRASVDELTADIDRARDLARRVDAALEMPEPTPV, from the coding sequence ATGGCGACCACCCCACTCCCCCTCGCGCCCGCCCCCGAATTCCTCGCCCTCCAGCAGGTCGTGAAGGGGCGGTATTCCATCGAGCGTGAAGTCGGACGCGGCGGCATGGGCGTCGTCTTTCTCGCTCGCGACGTGGCGCTCGACCGTCCCGTGGCCGTCAAGCTCCTGCCGCCCGACCTGGCCCAGCGCGACGACCTCCGCGCGCTGTTCCTGCGCGAGGCGCGCACCGCCGCCAAGCTGTCGCATCCGCACATCGTCCCCATCCACGCCGTCGAGGAACATGGCGACCTCGTGTTCTTCGTCATGACCTACGTGGACGGCGAGACGCTCGGCGCCCGCGTGCGCCGCGCCGGACCGCTCGCGCCGGGCGAGGTCATGCGCATCACGCAGGAGGTGGCCTGGGCGCTCGGTCACGCGCACGCGCGCGGCGTCGTCCACCGCGACGTCAAGCCCGACAACATCCTCCTCGAGCGCGGCACGGGCCGCGCCCTCGTCACCGACTTCGGCATCGCCCGCGTCGCCCAGTCCCTCGACCCCGGTGGCGGAGTGCCCGTGGGCACGCCGCAGTACATGAGCCCCGAGCAGGCGCGCGGCGACGACGTGGACGGCCGCAGTGATCTCTACTCGCTCGGCGGCACCGCGTACTTCGCCGCCACCGGCCGCCTGCCCTTCGAATCGCGGAGTCCGCACGCGCTGCTGCTCATGCACGCCGAGCAGCCGGCGCCTTCCGTCGGTACCGCCGCGCCGCGTCTGCCGCCCAGCTTCGTCGGCGCCGTGGACCGCTTGCTCGCCAAATCGCCCGACGATCGCTTCGAATCAGCCGACGCCTTCGCCGCGAATGTCGGCGAGGCGCGCGGCGCGCTCGGGGTGGTGCCCCTGCCCGTCCGGCGGTACGTGCAGGTTGCCGAGCGCATCGGCGGCGAGATCGCGCCGCTCGGCGTGACGGCCGCCGCGACCGTCGTGGCATTCGAAATCATGAAATTGTTCGCGGGCGACTTTCTCGGCATCGCGACGGCGATCGAGTTCGTCGTCGCCGCGGCGCTTCTCGGCGTCGCCGCTACGCGCGCCGCCCAACTGGCGAGCGAGACGCGGAATCTCATCCGCGACGGCTACCGACACGATGCCGTACGCGCCGCCGCGATCGTGGCCGACCGGGAACACGACCTCGAGAGCACCGCCGAGCCGGCGCACGGCGTGGGCCCGCGCACCTGGATCACGGCGCTCGGCGGGCTGGCAGTCACGTCGGCGGGCTTCTATCTGACCAATAGCGCCAACGGGTACGGGCTGGACGTCCTCGGATTCGTCGTCGGCATCACGACGCCCGCCATGGCAGCGCGCCGCGTGTGGCATGACCTCCGGGCAGGGAAGCCGGGCACCTTCTGGAACCGCCTCATGGCCGGACCGTTCGGCCGTTGGCTGTTCCGCGTTGTCGGCCGTACGGTGAAGACACAGCAGATGGTCCCGTCCGCCGAACCCACCGCCGTCCTGCTGGCGCGCGCCACCGAAGATCTGTACCACGCGCTTCCCGGAGAGCAGCGCCGCCGGCTCGGCGAGGTTCCCGCGCTCCTCGCACGCCTCCAGTCCGACGCCGCCGCGCTCCACCAGCTGGACGGCGCCGATCCCTCCAAGGCCGAGCGCCTCGCCACCGCCGTCACCGCCATCGAGAACCTGCGCCTCGATCTGCTCCGGCTGCATGCCGGCCGGGCATCGGTGGACGAACTTACCGCCGACATCGACCGCGCCCGGGATCTCGCGCGACGAGTGGACGCCGCCCTCGAAATGCCAGAGCCGACGCCCGTGTGA
- a CDS encoding glycosyl hydrolase: MPRLQKLLGLSLLPAALVLAAAGWTHDRHPAPRHAPPVAPPVDTAVLDSFKWRNIGPERGGRSIAVSGVRGQPKVAYFGATGGGLWKTTDGGDHWAPVTDGQITSASVGAVAVSETNPDEVLIGTGESEIRGNIMPGDGIYRSMDAGKTWTHVAFRHVDAISKIRIDPTDPNIAFAAVFGQYAEPSEDRGVFKSTDGGVTWRKVLYRDPGTGGIDVEIDHNNPKVVYAALWQAFRKEYTASSGGPGSGLFKSTDGGETWTEITHNRGLPAGIDGKIGIAVSPANSNRVYALVENDSGGLFRSDDAGATWTFVNDSHDIRQRAFYYTHVYADPKDENRVYAQNTSLFESTDAGKTLTDLRGTHGDFHDLWIDPDNGQHMVVGNDGGGAVTTDGGKTWTPETYSTAQLYHVAATINYPYDVCGAQQDDGTVCVPSNAGQGRGFGRGGRGGRGGAAAETFSPGGAEPGYVAPDPLDPDIFFSGSNNGGFMERLDRRTGLSREVNPYPLMFSGEPSSALVERWQWTYPIIFSPVNPRLLFTSSQHLWKTTDAGQSWTRISPDLTRHDPSTMGPSGGPITHDMNAPEVYATIFAIGPSKKDVNVIWTGSDDGLVYLTRDGGKTWTNVTPKGMPDFGRVSQIDASAFDGGAAYVAVKRPLFDDLAPYIFRTHDYGKTWTKIVDGIGADDYVHAVREDPNRRGLLYAATQHGVYISYDDGDHWSSLSLNLPDLPVSDLIVWRNDLVISTMGRGFYVLDNVVPLEQYTPAVEAAPDAVLFAPPPAIRSTDGAVITYWLKHPAKDVRLDILDAAGRVIREYKPDTSTTPARGRGGFGRFGFASAPPKTAGIDHFTWDLRYAPATSFPGMILWGASTQGPAAPPGRYTVRLIVDGGSFTQPVTVKRNPLFTDVSDADLRAQFALAIKIRNKLSEANQAVIDVRNVKAQVDDRLKKSDDATLKELGEKLNDHAGAVEQNIYQVRNQSGQDPLNFPIKINNRIGTLLSTVNSGDGRPIASAAPIFNYLSGKLGVQTSALAKVWATDLAAFNAQAKKLGLPAVNPKCAPGQVCGIVP, from the coding sequence ATGCCGCGCTTGCAGAAACTCCTCGGTCTCTCCCTCCTGCCCGCCGCCCTCGTGCTTGCGGCCGCCGGCTGGACGCACGACCGTCATCCCGCCCCACGGCACGCGCCGCCCGTCGCGCCCCCCGTGGATACTGCCGTTCTCGACTCGTTCAAATGGCGCAACATCGGCCCCGAACGCGGCGGACGCTCGATCGCCGTTTCCGGGGTCCGCGGCCAGCCCAAGGTGGCCTACTTCGGCGCCACCGGCGGCGGCCTCTGGAAGACCACCGACGGCGGCGACCACTGGGCTCCCGTCACCGACGGCCAGATCACCAGCGCCTCGGTGGGCGCCGTGGCCGTATCCGAAACCAACCCCGACGAGGTGCTCATCGGCACCGGCGAGTCGGAGATCCGCGGCAACATCATGCCCGGCGACGGGATCTACCGCTCGATGGACGCGGGCAAGACCTGGACCCACGTCGCCTTCCGGCACGTGGACGCCATTTCAAAAATTCGTATAGATCCCACCGATCCGAACATCGCCTTCGCCGCCGTGTTCGGCCAGTACGCCGAACCCAGCGAGGACCGCGGCGTGTTCAAGAGCACCGACGGCGGGGTCACCTGGCGCAAGGTGCTCTACCGTGATCCGGGCACCGGTGGCATCGACGTCGAGATCGACCACAACAATCCCAAGGTCGTCTACGCCGCGCTCTGGCAGGCCTTCCGCAAGGAATACACCGCGTCGTCGGGCGGGCCCGGGTCTGGCCTGTTCAAGTCCACCGACGGCGGCGAGACGTGGACCGAGATCACCCACAACCGCGGACTCCCCGCGGGCATCGACGGCAAGATCGGCATCGCCGTGTCGCCGGCCAACTCCAACCGCGTCTATGCCCTGGTCGAGAACGACAGCGGCGGCCTCTTCCGCTCCGACGATGCCGGCGCCACCTGGACGTTCGTCAACGACAGCCACGACATCCGCCAGCGCGCCTTCTATTACACGCACGTCTACGCCGATCCAAAAGACGAGAACCGCGTCTACGCGCAGAACACGAGCCTCTTCGAGTCCACCGACGCCGGCAAGACGCTCACCGATCTCCGCGGCACACACGGCGACTTCCACGACCTGTGGATCGACCCCGACAACGGGCAGCACATGGTGGTCGGCAACGACGGCGGCGGCGCCGTGACGACCGACGGCGGAAAGACCTGGACCCCCGAGACCTACTCCACGGCCCAGCTCTACCACGTGGCCGCCACGATCAACTACCCGTACGACGTGTGCGGCGCCCAACAGGACGACGGCACGGTCTGCGTTCCCAGCAACGCCGGTCAGGGCCGCGGCTTCGGCCGCGGCGGCCGGGGCGGACGCGGCGGCGCGGCCGCCGAGACGTTCAGCCCGGGCGGCGCCGAACCCGGCTACGTCGCGCCCGACCCCCTCGATCCCGACATCTTCTTCTCCGGTTCCAACAACGGCGGCTTCATGGAGCGCCTCGACCGGCGCACCGGCCTGTCGCGCGAGGTCAATCCATATCCCCTCATGTTCTCGGGCGAGCCGTCGAGCGCGCTCGTCGAGCGGTGGCAGTGGACGTACCCGATCATCTTCTCACCCGTCAATCCGCGCCTGCTGTTCACGAGCTCGCAGCACCTCTGGAAGACCACCGACGCCGGCCAGAGCTGGACGCGCATCAGCCCCGATCTCACCCGCCACGACCCCAGCACCATGGGCCCCTCGGGCGGACCGATCACGCACGACATGAACGCCCCCGAGGTGTACGCCACGATCTTCGCCATCGGGCCCTCCAAGAAGGACGTCAACGTCATCTGGACGGGCTCCGACGACGGACTCGTCTACCTCACGCGCGACGGCGGCAAGACGTGGACCAACGTCACCCCGAAGGGCATGCCCGACTTCGGCCGCGTGAGTCAGATCGACGCCTCGGCGTTCGACGGTGGCGCGGCCTACGTGGCCGTCAAGCGCCCCCTGTTCGACGACCTGGCACCCTACATCTTCCGCACGCACGACTACGGCAAGACGTGGACCAAGATCGTCGACGGCATCGGCGCCGACGACTACGTCCACGCCGTGCGCGAGGATCCAAACCGCCGGGGCCTGCTCTACGCGGCCACCCAGCACGGGGTGTACATCTCCTACGACGACGGCGACCACTGGTCGTCGCTGTCGCTCAATCTGCCCGACCTGCCCGTGTCGGATCTGATCGTGTGGCGCAACGACCTCGTCATCTCTACCATGGGGCGCGGCTTCTACGTGCTCGACAACGTCGTGCCGCTGGAGCAGTACACGCCGGCGGTCGAGGCGGCACCCGACGCGGTCCTGTTCGCGCCGCCCCCGGCCATCCGCTCCACCGATGGCGCCGTGATCACTTACTGGCTCAAGCATCCGGCCAAGGACGTGCGCCTCGACATCCTCGACGCCGCGGGCCGAGTGATTCGCGAGTACAAGCCCGATACCAGCACCACGCCGGCGCGCGGGCGCGGCGGTTTCGGCCGGTTCGGCTTCGCCAGCGCCCCACCCAAGACAGCCGGTATCGACCACTTCACCTGGGACCTGCGCTACGCCCCGGCCACGAGCTTCCCCGGCATGATTCTCTGGGGCGCGAGCACGCAGGGGCCTGCCGCACCGCCGGGCCGGTACACCGTCCGACTCATCGTCGACGGCGGCTCGTTCACCCAACCGGTGACGGTGAAGCGCAATCCGTTGTTCACCGACGTCTCCGACGCCGACCTCCGGGCGCAGTTCGCCCTCGCCATCAAGATCCGCAACAAGCTCTCCGAGGCCAACCAGGCGGTGATCGACGTGCGCAACGTCAAGGCACAGGTGGACGACCGCCTCAAGAAGTCGGACGACGCCACGCTCAAGGAACTCGGCGAAAAGCTCAACGATCACGCCGGCGCGGTGGAGCAGAACATCTACCAGGTGCGGAACCAGAGCGGGCAGGATCCGCTCAACTTCCCCATCAAGATCAACAACCGCATCGGGACGCTGCTCAGTACGGTGAACAGCGGCGACGGCCGCCCCATCGCCAGCGCCGCGCCGATCTTCAATTACCTGAGCGGTAAACTCGGAGTGCAGACCAGCGCGCTGGCCAAGGTCTGGGCCACCGACCTCGCGGCGTTCAACGCCCAGGCCAAGAAGCTCGGCCTCCCGGCCGTCAACCCCAAGTGCGCGCCCGGACAGGTGTGCGGGATCGTGCCGTGA